The following coding sequences lie in one Capnocytophaga stomatis genomic window:
- a CDS encoding DUF6909 family protein, translating to MKIKERSRAQESTNAIERMYVTMRHLFARGFYKPMGVSGEALRESLLLLRPEIYGTIAESKAELSGLSYVLDRLPEGIEQCTYINLISDEGYRKSHFKPIIPPKRRRNCYRIDQQQMNIEITRGRSDIYDALTHLTFLFIESHKIARNVLIEETGGLSRDWEKLEQAFSKNKLTQAERETTLIHIGNILGRTFEEILEVYHSFATPSQPERFIHIVYWLGKLALDEILEDKKRVITFSTVLRERLGHHLHGEIWADTIKKTLYANGLLTRPLHIISANMHSVMNSIFAEKALKTEVKGKSPMEIFELLSNPENEKLRKKVKEYAHKNGMISIPDASGTNIDVQIFDTEKIDFKDTPYAVSSANKPVLFVMDYAFGEQAYETIDELLKPFHIDGITYFMNVDSVSIMGKAGILEGSKGDLMIPTAHIFEGTSDNYPFKNELSKQDFENHGLQVFEGSMITVLGTSLQNKDVLSYFLRSTWNVVGLEMEGVHYQKAIQSASKIRKSIREDVKVRYAYYASDNPLETGSTLASGGLGTTGVKPTYLITLKILEQIFASE from the coding sequence CACAAATGCTATTGAGCGTATGTATGTTACAATGCGTCATCTCTTTGCTCGCGGATTTTACAAGCCGATGGGCGTATCAGGAGAAGCGTTACGTGAATCGTTGTTGCTGCTTCGTCCTGAAATATATGGTACTATTGCCGAAAGCAAAGCAGAACTTAGCGGGCTGAGCTATGTACTTGACCGCTTGCCTGAGGGTATCGAACAATGCACGTATATTAACTTGATTTCTGATGAAGGCTATCGGAAGTCGCATTTCAAACCTATTATCCCTCCAAAAAGAAGACGTAATTGCTATCGCATCGACCAGCAGCAGATGAATATCGAAATTACACGCGGAAGGTCAGATATCTATGATGCGTTAACACATTTAACGTTCTTATTTATAGAATCGCATAAAATAGCCAGAAATGTACTGATAGAAGAGACAGGGGGGCTGTCGCGTGATTGGGAAAAGCTGGAACAGGCGTTCAGTAAGAACAAACTTACGCAAGCAGAACGCGAAACAACCCTCATACATATCGGGAATATCTTAGGACGTACTTTTGAAGAAATTCTGGAAGTATATCACTCCTTTGCTACACCTTCACAGCCCGAGCGGTTTATTCATATCGTGTATTGGCTGGGAAAATTAGCATTAGATGAGATACTGGAAGATAAAAAAAGGGTTATTACATTCAGTACCGTACTTCGCGAACGGTTAGGGCATCATTTGCACGGAGAAATCTGGGCAGATACTATTAAGAAAACCTTATATGCCAACGGATTACTAACACGCCCGTTACATATTATCAGTGCCAATATGCATAGTGTAATGAATAGTATCTTTGCGGAAAAAGCATTGAAAACGGAAGTCAAGGGCAAAAGTCCGATGGAAATATTTGAGCTTTTAAGCAATCCTGAGAACGAGAAACTTCGTAAAAAGGTAAAGGAATACGCTCACAAGAATGGTATGATATCAATTCCTGATGCTTCGGGGACAAACATTGATGTACAGATATTCGATACAGAGAAGATAGACTTCAAGGATACACCCTATGCTGTGAGTTCAGCAAATAAGCCAGTGCTTTTTGTGATGGACTACGCCTTTGGTGAGCAAGCCTATGAAACTATTGATGAACTCTTGAAACCATTTCATATTGATGGAATCACTTATTTTATGAACGTGGACTCAGTTTCTATAATGGGAAAAGCAGGTATTTTAGAAGGAAGCAAAGGAGATTTGATGATTCCTACGGCACACATATTCGAAGGGACATCAGATAATTATCCTTTTAAGAATGAGCTTTCAAAGCAGGACTTTGAGAATCACGGTTTACAAGTATTTGAAGGTTCTATGATAACGGTACTCGGGACTTCATTACAGAATAAAGACGTACTTAGCTATTTCCTTCGCTCTACTTGGAATGTTGTTGGGCTTGAAATGGAGGGAGTTCACTACCAGAAAGCTATTCAGTCAGCATCGAAGATACGTAAGAGCATACGTGAAGATGTAAAGGTGCGTTATGCTTACTATGCGTCAGATAATCCGTTAGAAACAGGCAGTACATTAGCATCAGGAGGTTTGGGTACCACAGGAGTTAAGCCTACATACCTGATAACACTTAAAATATTAGAGCAAATATTTGCAAGTGAGTAA